GCCGAGCGCGACGGCCTCGACATGACGCTCCTCTCGGACTTCTGGCCGCACGGCGCGGTCTCCGCGGCGTACGGGGTGTTCGACGCCGAGCGGGGCGCCCCGCGCCGCTCGTCCTTCGTGGTCGACCCCCGGGGCACCATCAGCTGGGCGGTGCACAACGACCTCCGCCAGGGGCGCGACCTCGACGCCCACCTCGCCGCTCTCCAGCAGGCGGTCGGCGAGCCGGTCTGACGAGCGGGGTCGATCCGTTCGACAGGTCTGGACCACCGCAGGGGAACGTGTCGCATCGTGAGACGAAGAGCGGCGTCGACGTGAATTCGTTGTCTGCGCGATGCATGATCGTCATGTCGCGCCGCTGGAGACCCGAGACTCCGGCGGCGCGACACTTGTGTTTCCGGCCGCCCCGCCGTGCGGGCGGGCCGATGCGCGTGCCGAGGCCGACGCCGGATCCGCGGTCCCGTAGGCTGAGCGCCGCTTCGGGCGAATAGCTCAGTTGGTCAGAGCGTCCGGTTTACACCCGGAAGGTCGGGGGTTCGAGCCCCTCTTCGCCCACCTCCAGCGGACCGCATGAGAGCCCTCTCACGGACGGCTCACGCGGGCCTCACCGCCGGCGGTGACGGTTGCTCCATCAGCCGGCCCGCCGCGTGCGGGCCTCGACGAAGGAGCCCCGCATGCTCATGAAGGTCATCCTCCCCGGGTTCGTCGCCCTCATGGGCGTCATCGGCGCGGCGATGCTCGCGCTGCCGTCCGTGGGTGGTCCGGAGACGACCCGCACCGACGTGGTCGGCCCGGCGGCGAGCAGCACGCCCGGCACGACGGGTACGACGGGCGCGACCGCCTCGCAGTCCACGGAGCCCACCGCGGAGCCCACCGCGGAGCCCACCGCGGAGCCCACCGCTGACGCGACGCCGGCGCCGACCGCCGACGCGCGGGACGACGGCGACGACCGGGCCGAGGCGCGACCGTCGGCACCGGCGACGTCGTCGCCGCGTCCGGTGGGCCCGCCGCCCGCCGCCGTGCCGTCCCGCGACGACGACGGTGACGACGACCGTGACGACGACCGTGACGACCACGACGACGAGCACGACGACGACCACGACGACGGGGACGACGGGAACGACGACTGACTCACCCCGGAGTCGTGGCCCCAGCGCACCGGAGGACGGTGCGCTGGGGCCACGACGCGTGTCGGGGCCGTCAGCCGTTGAAGCGGTAGCCCATGCCGCGCACGGTGCCGATGGCCCCGGCGCCGAACTTCTTGCGCAGGTAGCCCACGTAGACGTCGACGACGTTCGAGCTCGGGTCGAAGTCGAGGCCCCAGACCGTGTCGAGCAGCTGCTCGCGGGACAGCACCTGGCCGGGGTTCCGCAGGAACATCTCGGCGAGGGTGAACTCACGGGCGGACAGCTCCAGCGTGCGCCCGCCGACCGAGGCCCGGCGGGTGCGGAGGTCGAGCGTGACCCCGCCGGCGCTCAGCACGGAGCCGCGCTGGTCGTCACCGCCGCCGGTGCCGGCGTTGCGGAGCCGCACCCGCACGCGGGCCTGCAGCTCGCTGAACCGGAACGGCTTCGGCATGTAGTCGTCGGCGCCGCCGTCGAGGGCGGAGACGGTGTCGGTCGCGGAGTCGCGGGCCGTCAGCACGATGACGGGCATGCGCGAGCCCTGGGAGCGCAGCTGGTCGAGCACCTCGAAGCCGTCCATGCGGGGGAGCCCGATGTCGAGCACCATGAGGTCGAACGTCCCGCTGAGCGCGTGGTCGAGCCCGTCGACGCCGTCGCCGACGACGGTGACGCTGTGGCCGTCGGCGCGGAGGCCCTTGGCGACGAAGGACGCGATCCGGCTCTCGTCCTCGACGATCAGGATGCTGGCCACGCGGGTTCCTTTCGGGTCGGGATCGTGAGCACGAAGATCGCGCCGGTGGGGGAGGCCGAGGTGACGGCGGCGTCCCCGCCGTGGGCGGCGGCGATGGCCGCGACGATGGAGAGCCCCAGCCCGAAGCCCTCGTCGTCGGCGGGCACGTGGCTGCGACCGAACCGCTCGAAGATGCGCTCGCGGTCCGCCTCGGGGACGCCCGGGCCGCTGTCCCGCACCCAGAGCCGCACCTGCCCGTCCGGCGCCCCGTCCGGCGTCGCGTCCCAGCCGACGGCGA
This Nocardioides alkalitolerans DNA region includes the following protein-coding sequences:
- a CDS encoding response regulator transcription factor, translating into MASILIVEDESRIASFVAKGLRADGHSVTVVGDGVDGLDHALSGTFDLMVLDIGLPRMDGFEVLDQLRSQGSRMPVIVLTARDSATDTVSALDGGADDYMPKPFRFSELQARVRVRLRNAGTGGGDDQRGSVLSAGGVTLDLRTRRASVGGRTLELSAREFTLAEMFLRNPGQVLSREQLLDTVWGLDFDPSSNVVDVYVGYLRKKFGAGAIGTVRGMGYRFNG